The nucleotide window GCAGGCCGAGGCCGCGGGCGACGACGGCGGCATGGCTGGTGGCGCCGCCGCGGGCGGTGAGGATGCCCTTGGCGGCCAACATGCCGTGGACATCGTCGGGGGTGGTCTCCGGGCGCACCAGGATAACCGCCTTGCCGTTGCCGCCCATTTCCTCGGCGCGATCGGCGTCGAAGACCGCGATGCCGGTGGCGGCGCCGGGGGAGGCGTTGAGCCCCTTGGCGAGCAGGCTCCCCGACTTGCGGGCGGTCTCGATGGCGGCGTGGTCGAACCGCGGCAGCAGCAGTTGATTGATCTGCGCCGGCTCCACCCGCAGCAGCGCCTCGCGGCGGCGGATGAGGCGCTCGCCGGCCATGTCCACCGCGATCTTGACCGCGGCGGCGGCGGTGCGCTTGCCCACCCGGCACTGCAGGATGTAAAGCTTGCCGCGCTCGATGGTGAACTCGATGTCCATCGCGTCGCGGTAGTGGCGCTCGATGCGTTGGGCGATGCTTAGGAACTGCTTGTAGATCCTCGGATTCTGCTTGCCCAGCTCGGCAATGGCGATGGGCGTGCGCACGCCCGCCACCACGTCCTCGCCCTGGGCGTTCATCAGGTACTCGCCGTAGATCACCTTCTCGCCGGTGGCCACATCGCGGGTGAAGGCGACGCCGGTGCCCGAGTCCTCGCCCATGTTGCCGAAGACCATGGTTTGCACGTTGACCGCGGTGCCCAGGTCGTGGGGGATCTTGTGGAAGTTGCGATAATCGCGGGCGCGCTTGTTGTTCCAGGAGTCGAACACCGCGCGCACCGCCATCTGCAACTGCTGCGGGGGGTCGGTGGGGAAATCATAGCCCAGCCGGCGGCGGAAGAAACGGCGGTACTGGCGCGCCAGCTCCGCGAGCGCGTCCGCATCCACCTCGGTGTCCAGGGCGACCCCCAGCTGCTCCTTCTTCTTCTCCAGCATGCGCTCGAAATGCTTGCGGTCGAGCCCGACCACGATGTCGGAGAACATCATGATGAAGCGCCGGTAGACGTCGTAGGCGAAACGCGGGTTGCCGGTGAGGCGGATCAGGCCCTGCAGCGTGTCGGGGGTGAGGCCCAGGTTGAGGACGGTGTCCATCATCCCCGGCATCGAGAACTTGGCGCCCGAGCGCACGCTCACCAGCAGCGGGTTGGCGGGGTCGCCGAAGCGCTTGCCGGTTTGCTTCTCCACCTGCTTGAGGGCGGCCGCTACCTGCTCCATCATCGCGGCGGGGAGCTTGCCGGTCGCGCTGTAGGCGTTGCACGCCGCGGTGGTGATGATAAACCCGGGCGGCACCGGCAGCCCCAGGTTGGTCATCTCCGCCAGGTTCGCGCCCTTGCCCCCCAGCAGGTCCTTCTGATCCTTATCGCCCTGCTCAAACAGATACACCCACTTCTGGTTCGACTTCTTCGCCTTACCGGCCATGGATTCGATCCTCCTCCACCTGCGATTATTGCGACCCCGCGGAAGGCGCCTCCTTCGCGCGCTCCCAGAGGGCATCCATCTGCTCCAGATTCATCCCCGCCAGGGCCTGGCCCTGTGCGGCGGCCATCTTCTCCATCGTCGCGAAGCGCCCGGCGAAGCGATCCACCGCCACGCGCAGCGCCTGCTCCGCGTTGACGCCGGCGAAGCGCGCGACATTCACCGCCGCGAACAGAACATCGCCCAGCTCCTCCTCCAGTCGTCGCGCGCCGGGGCGTTCCCGCGCCAGCGCCGATTTCAGCTCCTCGATCTCCTCCGCGAGCTTGACCAGCGGCCCGGCGATATCGGCCCAATCGAAACCGGCATGCGCCGCGCGCCGCTGCACCTTGTGCGCGCGATCGAGCGCGGGCAAACCGGGCGCCACCCCGGCCAGCAGGTCGCCCCGCGCCGGCTCCCCGTTCTCGCTGCGTTCGTCGTGCTTGAGCTCATCCCAGCGCCGCAGCACCGCCTCGGCATCCGTCGCCACCGCGTCGCCGAAGACGTGGGGATGGCGGCGCACCAGCTTGTCCCGCAGCCGCACGACGACGTCGTCGAAGTTGAAATCCCCGCGCTCCGCGGCCAGCTGCGCGTGAAACAGCACCTGCAGCAGAATATCCCCCAGCTCCGTCGCCAGCTCTCGCCAGTCCTCGCGGTCAATCGCCGCCAGCGCCTCGTGCGCCTCCTCCAGCAGGCAGCACCGCAGGGCGCGATGATCCTGCTCGCGATCCCAGGGGCAGCCGTCCGGCCCCCGCAACCGCGCCATGATCGCGCGCAGGCCCGTCACCGTCGGGCGCTGCTCGGGGGGCGGGGCCGGCACGAACACGCTGACCGGGGGCTGCATCTCGCCCGCCTGGTCGAGGGTCGCGACGGTCAGCGGGCGCACCTGCTGGCCGCGCGCCCCTGGGCGGCTGACAGCGGTCACCACATAGCCCGGCGGGTAGTGCGCGGCGACGACTTCCTTCAACGCGGCGGCGGAGCCGCGGTTGCCGATGCCAATGACGAGGGCGTCACCGTCAGGGCTGGGCGCGA belongs to Armatimonadota bacterium and includes:
- the ppdK gene encoding pyruvate, phosphate dikinase; this encodes MAGKAKKSNQKWVYLFEQGDKDQKDLLGGKGANLAEMTNLGLPVPPGFIITTAACNAYSATGKLPAAMMEQVAAALKQVEKQTGKRFGDPANPLLVSVRSGAKFSMPGMMDTVLNLGLTPDTLQGLIRLTGNPRFAYDVYRRFIMMFSDIVVGLDRKHFERMLEKKKEQLGVALDTEVDADALAELARQYRRFFRRRLGYDFPTDPPQQLQMAVRAVFDSWNNKRARDYRNFHKIPHDLGTAVNVQTMVFGNMGEDSGTGVAFTRDVATGEKVIYGEYLMNAQGEDVVAGVRTPIAIAELGKQNPRIYKQFLSIAQRIERHYRDAMDIEFTIERGKLYILQCRVGKRTAAAAVKIAVDMAGERLIRRREALLRVEPAQINQLLLPRFDHAAIETARKSGSLLAKGLNASPGAATGIAVFDADRAEEMGGNGKAVILVRPETTPDDVHGMLAAKGILTARGGATSHAAVVARGLGLPCVAGCEGIRVDEAKRLFSADGKVIREGDELSIDGATGEVFAGAVATIAPNLEENEELRSLLGWADRERRLEVWANADYPRDALRARGFGAQGIGLCRTEHMFMEQARLPIVQKMILAETSPARRKQLDQLLPFQRADFEGILEAMDGLPVVIRLIDPPL
- the mazG gene encoding nucleoside triphosphate pyrophosphohydrolase encodes the protein MPKPDSIEAAVAAAGGKLTGVMVFDAHQGEVAPSPDGDALVIGIGNRGSAAALKEVVAAHYPPGYVVTAVSRPGARGQQVRPLTVATLDQAGEMQPPVSVFVPAPPPEQRPTVTGLRAIMARLRGPDGCPWDREQDHRALRCCLLEEAHEALAAIDREDWRELATELGDILLQVLFHAQLAAERGDFNFDDVVVRLRDKLVRRHPHVFGDAVATDAEAVLRRWDELKHDERSENGEPARGDLLAGVAPGLPALDRAHKVQRRAAHAGFDWADIAGPLVKLAEEIEELKSALARERPGARRLEEELGDVLFAAVNVARFAGVNAEQALRVAVDRFAGRFATMEKMAAAQGQALAGMNLEQMDALWERAKEAPSAGSQ